The Flavobacterium johnsoniae genomic sequence AAAAGCCTTTTTTTGTAAACAAAAATATAACGGCAATCAATAAAATTATATTCAAGGCAACTAAAGAATAAATTGCCGCCTGAATCATTTTCTCTTTTTTCTGTAATTCTTCAAGAGTCATTTCGCTTGGTTTCTTTGCTTTCATTTTATATTTTTACGTTAGGATTTTCACAAAGATTAGTAAAAAAAATCTCTAAGACAACAAGTCAGAATTTTTTGACTACATAATAAATTTCATGGAAGAAATCGAAACTTGTCCCGCGCAAAGGCTTTTAAAAATGTTATCTGGTAAATGGAAAGCAGAGATTTTTCGCTTGGCATTAGAATCTCCATTACGTTTTAATACTTTGTTGCGACAAATTCAAGGTTCTAACAAACAATCTTTAGCAACTGCTTTGAAAGAACTGGAAGAAGAAGGGCTTTTAGAAAAAACAACAATTAAGTTGAAACCGCTTCATATCGAATATAATTTAACAGAAAAAGGAAAAGCTTTGATTCCTGTTTTTCAGCAATTAGAAGGATTGTCATAACTTAAAATTGGTTTAAATCATTAAATTTTATATAATTTAAGTTAAATTTGCCTTGTGCAAAAACGAATTATCTACATATTTATTTTTCTAATCGCTTCAAACAGCAGTTTTGTGCAGCAATTTTATAAACTGCCAATACTGATTGAGCATTTTCAAGAGCATCAAAAACTGCAAAATGTAAGTTTTATAGATTTCTTGTCGATGCATTATTGGGGAGAAGATTTAAATGATAATGATGATGATCGCGATATGCAGCTTCCTTTTAAAGTTATTGGCAGTAGTTCGTTTCATTTAGTATTTATTTTAGACGACAAAGATTTACTTCCAACTCCATTTAATTTAGATTTACCACAATCAAAAATTCCAACTTACAGATCCGATCTTTTTTCAGATCCGAATTTGTTATCTCTATTTAGACCTCCAATTGCATAATTAATTTTAGAATTTTTTGCTGTGGCTGAGACGTTTCGTTTTGGTCGCTCATTTATTATTTTTTAATTAATATAGTATGCTTAATAAAGTAATTCAGTTCTCAGTTAAGAACAAACTGGCGATTGGAATCTTTACACTGCTGTGGATTGTCTACGGCGTGTATGAGGTTACGCAATTGCCAATTGATGCCGTGCCCGACATCACTAATAATCAGGTGCAAATTATTACAACAGCGCCCTCTCTTGGCGCAGAAGATGTAGAAAGGCTAATCACTTTTCCGATCGAACAAGCAATCAGTAATATTCCACATTTAAAAGAAAGCAGAAGTATTTCTCGTTTCGGACTTTCGCTTGTAAGCGTTGTTTTTGAAGATGATGCCGATGTATATTGGGCTCGACAACAAATTACAGAAAGGCTTCAACAAGTAGAAATTGACCGAAATGCCAATGCGCCAGAAATGGCTCCTGTAACAACTGGTTTGGGAGAAATCTATCAATATGTTTTGAAACCCGTAAAAGGTTACGAAGAAAAATATTCTCTAGAAGATTTAAGAACCATTCAAGATTGGACGATTAGAAGACAACTTCTAGGAACTCCAGGAATTGCAGATGTTTCGACTTTTGGAGGGAAATTAAAACAGTATGAAATCGCAGTAAATCCTGCGAGATTAAAAGCGCAGAACCTCACAATTACTGAGGTTTTTTCTGCTTTAAATAATAGTAATGAAAATACGGGCGGAGCTTATATTGAAAAAGGTCCAACGGTTTCTTATATTAGAAGTACGGGTTTAGCAAAAAGTATTGAAGATATTGAAAACATTGTAGTTAAAAGTACGCAAGGCGGATTACCGATTTTAGTGAAAGATGTGGCAAACGTCAAAATTTCTTCTGCCATTCGTTACGGTGCATTGACCACAGATGAATTTGGAGAATCTGTTGGTGGAATTGTGATGATGTTAAAAGGTGAAAATGCCAATAATGTCATTGTCAATGTAAAAGACAAAATTGCTCAAATTGAGAAGATTTTGCCAGAAGGGTTAAAAATCGAACCTTTCTTAGACAGAACCAAAATGGTAGACAACGCCATCGGGACTGTACAGAAAAATTTGATTGAAGGTGCTTTAATCGTCGTTTTGATTTTAGTTTTATTTTTAGGAAATCTTAGAGCGGGTTTTATCGTAGCTTCTGTAATTCCGCTAGCGATGCTTTTTGCCATTATTATGATGAATACTTTTGGCGTAAGCGGAAATTTAATGAGTCTTGGCGCATTAGATTTCGGATTAATTGTTGATGGAGCTGTAATTATTGTTGAAGCGATTCTGCATCATCTTCACAGTTCAAAAAAATACAAAACTGTAGATACTATTTCGCAAGACGAAATGGATAAAGAAGTTTCAGGATCGGCTTTCCGAATGATGAACGCTGCGGTTTTTGGACAAATAATTATTCTAATCGTTTATCTGCCCATTCTTTCTTTACAAGGAATTGAAGGCAAGATGTTTAAACCAATGGCGCAAACTGTTGCATTTGCCATTTTAGGAGCTTTTATTTTGTCATTGACTTATGTTCCAATGGTTAGCGCTTTATTTCTAAGTAAAAAAATAAGTCATAAAAAGAACCTTTCGGATCGAATTATGTCACGATTAGAAAATGCTTACGAAGGCTGGTTAACAAAAGCTTTAGGCATTAGAAAATCAATTGTTATTGCGGCATTTGTACTTTTCGGCATCGCTGTTATTTTATTCGGAAGAATGGGAGGAGAATTTATTCCGCAGTTAGAAGAAGGAGATTTTGCTGTTGAAACTCGATTATTATTAGGAACAAATCTTTCAACAACAACCGAAACTATTGAGAAAATTTCGAGAGAATTAAAGAAAGAATTTCCAGAAGTACAGCAAGTCGTTTCTAGAATTGGAAGCGCCGAAATCCCAACCGATCCAATGCCAATTGAAGGTGGCGATATGATTATTGTTTTAAAAGACAAATCAGAATGGACAAGCGCTTCGTCGTTTCCTGAATTGGCAGATAAAATGACCAAAACCGTTAAAAGAATTGCGCCTGGCGTTACAACTGGATTTCAATTTCCTGTTCAAATGCGTTTTAACGAATTAATGACGGGAGCCAAACAAGATTTGGTTTGTAAAATTTACGGAGAAGATCTTCAAAAGCTTTCAGAATATGCTGAAAAGTTGGGTTCAATCAGTAAAACGGTTCAAGGCGCGGCAGATTTATATGTAGAAAAAGTGACCGGAATGCCACAAATCGTAATTGATTACAATTGGGCAGAAATGGCAAAATACAGTTTGCGCGTTGCCGATGTTAATACGACAATTAATGCAGCTTTCGCCGGAGCTGTTGCCGGAAGTATTTATGAAGGTGAAAAACGTTTCGACATG encodes the following:
- a CDS encoding redox-active disulfide protein 2 gives rise to the protein MKAKKPSEMTLEELQKKEKMIQAAIYSLVALNIILLIAVIFLFTKKGFSALFVVPFSMVPIIIVNSNSLKEIRKEITLRNS
- a CDS encoding winged helix-turn-helix transcriptional regulator produces the protein MEEIETCPAQRLLKMLSGKWKAEIFRLALESPLRFNTLLRQIQGSNKQSLATALKELEEEGLLEKTTIKLKPLHIEYNLTEKGKALIPVFQQLEGLS
- a CDS encoding CusA/CzcA family heavy metal efflux RND transporter encodes the protein MLNKVIQFSVKNKLAIGIFTLLWIVYGVYEVTQLPIDAVPDITNNQVQIITTAPSLGAEDVERLITFPIEQAISNIPHLKESRSISRFGLSLVSVVFEDDADVYWARQQITERLQQVEIDRNANAPEMAPVTTGLGEIYQYVLKPVKGYEEKYSLEDLRTIQDWTIRRQLLGTPGIADVSTFGGKLKQYEIAVNPARLKAQNLTITEVFSALNNSNENTGGAYIEKGPTVSYIRSTGLAKSIEDIENIVVKSTQGGLPILVKDVANVKISSAIRYGALTTDEFGESVGGIVMMLKGENANNVIVNVKDKIAQIEKILPEGLKIEPFLDRTKMVDNAIGTVQKNLIEGALIVVLILVLFLGNLRAGFIVASVIPLAMLFAIIMMNTFGVSGNLMSLGALDFGLIVDGAVIIVEAILHHLHSSKKYKTVDTISQDEMDKEVSGSAFRMMNAAVFGQIIILIVYLPILSLQGIEGKMFKPMAQTVAFAILGAFILSLTYVPMVSALFLSKKISHKKNLSDRIMSRLENAYEGWLTKALGIRKSIVIAAFVLFGIAVILFGRMGGEFIPQLEEGDFAVETRLLLGTNLSTTTETIEKISRELKKEFPEVQQVVSRIGSAEIPTDPMPIEGGDMIIVLKDKSEWTSASSFPELADKMTKTVKRIAPGVTTGFQFPVQMRFNELMTGAKQDLVCKIYGEDLQKLSEYAEKLGSISKTVQGAADLYVEKVTGMPQIVIDYNWAEMAKYSLRVADVNTTINAAFAGAVAGSIYEGEKRFDMVIRVEDSGRKGIEDVRNLLIATPSGMQIPLYQVANVEEVEGPNQIQRENAKRRIIVGFNVRGRDVQSIVEELQQKVNQQIKFDPGYYITYGGAFENLQQAKARLGVAVPAALLMIFALLYFAFRSFKEGIIIFTAIPLSAIGGVFALGLRDMPFSISAGVGFIALFGVAVLNGIVLISEFNRIQKQGEITDPFQIILLGTKNRLRPVLMTAAVASLGFLPMALSNGAGAEVQRPLATVVIGGLVTATLLTLFVLPAIYLMTYHAKGFSKKRKKHMNNLTILLSILFIGNVAKAQELPISLDESISIAIQNNRIVKSAKLNEQSKSYLQKSAYNIPQTQIDADYGQFNSIKNDTRFGISQTFAFPTVYSNQKKALKADFNKAKTEVQLTSQEIKTRVRNIYYDYLWLNSKKELLVYADSIYRIMEKKSDLRFKAGEANVLEKSASQSARQFYSNQLLMVNRDIEIAINSFNAILQDKVEYSPKKEKLKAVLNHSSIENLKTESLPSVQRSQFESEAAKWRWKTESAKMLPEITLGYNNLSIIGNQTNASGQEVYYGSRQRFNYVNAGLSIPVFFASQSERKRAAKAEYESFVELSEAAKIEVKTNIENADRELKKYQESLEYYEKDGLKNAQTIIEASSSQLQNGDIDYLQWVLVVNQAITIKSEYLDALNAYNKAVITLQNLNNI